Genomic DNA from Salinibacter pepae:
ACAAGCGGGCCCGGACGGAGAAAATCTGCCCCCGGGCCAGGAGCGTCGAGTCCGGGTCGCTGGGGTAGCCGTGGAAGCGCCGGTACTCGGCCGTGAGCCCCCCGTAGACCGACCGGACGGTGTTTTGCTCGAGGGCCTCCGGTCGGGTGCGGAGCAGGGTGGCCAGTTCCGCCATGGCCTGGTTCAGGAGGTGGGCCCGGCGCGTGCTGTCGTCCGCGGCCAGGAGCTCCGACTCCAGGGCGTACAGGCGCGCCACCTCCGGGGCGAGGGCGGTGGTGTCCGTGTCCGCCACCAGGATCGTATCCGCGGGCACCCGCTTCGGCTCGGGCGTCGGGGCGAGCGAGGAGAGCGAGCCGCCGCAGCCGGCGAGCACGAGCAGGGCGAGGCCGGCGCAGCCGCCGCGGAAGAGGGCACGAGAGAGAACGGTCGGCATGGGGGGCAGAGGGAACGAGGGAACAGCGGGAGGGGCCGAGGGCAGGATGATGGATACGGAATCCGCGGCCCATCGTCAATGCGATGCGTCGGTGCCGACGGTGAATATTCTCTACGAGGGCGGTCCGCCGGCCGCAGAGGCCCCCGCGTCCGATGCTCGCGTACGGGCAATCGAGCCCGCCTCCACAAAAATGTACCGGATGCTGGGGTGGGCCTCCCGAATGGCGCGCTCCAGCCGATCGACGGCGGCCTCCACGGTGTTGGCATCGAGGTCGTCCCGGAAGCGCAGGTCCATGTTCAGGAGGAGGGCGCGAGGGCCCATGTGCATCGTGAGCAGGCGCTCGACCGACGCGATGTCCGCGTCGTCGTGGGCCAGCCGGCGGATGTCGTCCCGAATCTCGGGGGCCGCCGCCTCGCCGATCAGGAGCTTTTTGCTCTCCCAGATGAGAAAGGCGGCCACGCCACACAGGATGAGCCCGATGATGATGGAGGCAATCCCGTCGATCACGGGCATGTGGAGCAGGCTCGCAAGGTGAATGCCAACGAGCGCGACGACGAGGCCGGCCAGGGCGGCGGTGTCCTCGAACACGACCGTGAAGGTCGTTGGGTCCTTGCTCGTCACGATGGCTTTGAAGAAGGGCGTGTCGCCGCGCTGCTTCTTGAACTCCTGAAGGGCGGTGCGCAGGGCGAGGGCCTCGAACACGATGGCGGCGCCGAGGACGACCGTGTTGAGCGTGAGGCCGCCGACCGTGATGCCGAGGACGGAGGTGGTGCTGGCGCCGCCGTGGCCGGGATCGAGCGTGTGGAGGATGCCTTCGTAGAGAGAAATGCCGCCGCCGAGCCCGAAGATGAGCACCGCGACGACGAGGGTGTAAAAGTAAAGCGACTTGCCGTAGCCGTAGGGGTGGTCCTCGTCTGGGGGCCGCTTGCTGCGACGAATGCCGAGCAGGAGCAGGCCGCCATTGCCGGTGTCCACGAGCGAGTGGATGCCCTCCGCCAGCATCGCGGAGCTGCCGCTGACGGCCGCCCCGAGAAACTTGGTGACGGCGATGGCGAAGTTGCCGAGAATCGCGGCGTAAATTGCCTTCTTCGACGAGGCCATGTTGGTTTGGGCGCGGGGGGGAAGAGCGTGGAGTGGAAGGCGTGGGGGAGAGGGCGCGGCAGCGTGGGGGGACAGAGGCCCGCGTGCTCCCGCGCTCCCAGGCCCCCACGCCCTCAATCCAGTGCGTAGGGAGCAGTTCGTCCCGTGAAGGCTGAAAGAATTGGCATCGGTGGTACGAAGGGGGAGAAGAGGCGTTCGCCGGATGTCCGAGACCAGGTGTCGCCGGGAGGTCGCCCGGGCGCCCCTGCCGGACACGACCACGAGCGGGCGGCCGCGTCGGCTCGGAGATGGCCCATCTCCACGCGCTGGTCGTGGAGGGGGGGGCGACGCCAAGAGCAGGCGATTTTCAAGTGCAGGCGGGCACGCCATGATGCAGGACGTGTTAGGGGGCTACGAGCACCACGAACATTTCCGAAACGTCGTGTCGTAGGAGTGCGGGACGCCGTAGAAGATTGAGCCCCTGCCTCCGTGTTCTTCATAGCCGCCCCCGCTCGATGGACGTCACCCACGCCGATCCCACGCACGTCCTCCAGTCCGTCTTCGGGTACGAGACGTTCCGCCCGTACCAGGAGCCGGTGGTGCAGCGGCTCGTGGACGGCGGAGACGCGCTCGTGCTCATGCCGACGGGCGGCGGGAAGTCGCTCTGCTACCAGATTCCGGCGATGGTGCGGGACGGCCCCGGCGTGGTCGTCTCGCCGCTCATCTCGCTGATGCAGGATCAGGTCGACGCCCTGCAACAGGTCGGGGTGAAGGCGGCGGTGCTCAACTCCAGCTTGGGCCGCAAGGAGCGAGAGGCGGTGGAGCACCGGCTCACGGCGGGCGAGCTCGACCTCTGCTACGTGGCCCCCGAGCGGGCCACCCGCGACCGCTTCAAAACCCTGCTGTCGCGGGCCCGGCCGTCCCTGCTCGCCATCGACGAGGCCCACTGCATCTCGCAGTGGGGGCACGACTTCCGCCCCGAGTACCTGGCGCTGGCCGACCTCCGGGGCGAATTCGCGCAGATTCCCTGCATCGCCGTCACCGCCACTGCCGACCCGCCCACGCAGCGGGTCGTCCTCGACCGCCTCGGCATGACGGACGAGGACCGGTTCGTGGCCGGCTTCGACCGCCCCAACATCCGCTACGTGGTGGAGCCGAAGGGAAACCGGCCCCGTCAACAACTACACGAGTTTATCGAGCGGGAGCACCCCGGCCAGAACGGCATCGTGTACTGCCTCAGCCGCAACGGCGTGGAGACGACCGCCGACTGGCTGACCGACCACGGCCACACCGCCGTGCCCTACCACGCCGGCCTCTCCGACCACAAGCGCAGCGAGCACCAGGACCGCTTTCTCCGCGAGGACGGCCTCATCGTGGTGGCCACCGTCGCGTTCGGGATGGGCATCGACAAGCCCGACGTGCGCTTCGTGGCCCACCTCGACGTCCCCAAGACGCTGGAGGCGTACTACCAGGAGACCGGCCGCGCCGGGCGCGACGGCCGCCCCGCCACCGCCTGGATGGCGTACCGCCGCGGGGACGTGGTCCGCATGCGGCAGCTCATCGACGACTCCGCCGAGAACGACGAGCACCGCTGGACCCAGCGCCACAAGCTG
This window encodes:
- a CDS encoding cation diffusion facilitator family transporter, with protein sequence MASSKKAIYAAILGNFAIAVTKFLGAAVSGSSAMLAEGIHSLVDTGNGGLLLLGIRRSKRPPDEDHPYGYGKSLYFYTLVVAVLIFGLGGGISLYEGILHTLDPGHGGASTTSVLGITVGGLTLNTVVLGAAIVFEALALRTALQEFKKQRGDTPFFKAIVTSKDPTTFTVVFEDTAALAGLVVALVGIHLASLLHMPVIDGIASIIIGLILCGVAAFLIWESKKLLIGEAAAPEIRDDIRRLAHDDADIASVERLLTMHMGPRALLLNMDLRFRDDLDANTVEAAVDRLERAIREAHPSIRYIFVEAGSIARTRASDAGASAAGGPPS
- the recQ gene encoding DNA helicase RecQ, with translation MDVTHADPTHVLQSVFGYETFRPYQEPVVQRLVDGGDALVLMPTGGGKSLCYQIPAMVRDGPGVVVSPLISLMQDQVDALQQVGVKAAVLNSSLGRKEREAVEHRLTAGELDLCYVAPERATRDRFKTLLSRARPSLLAIDEAHCISQWGHDFRPEYLALADLRGEFAQIPCIAVTATADPPTQRVVLDRLGMTDEDRFVAGFDRPNIRYVVEPKGNRPRQQLHEFIEREHPGQNGIVYCLSRNGVETTADWLTDHGHTAVPYHAGLSDHKRSEHQDRFLREDGLIVVATVAFGMGIDKPDVRFVAHLDVPKTLEAYYQETGRAGRDGRPATAWMAYRRGDVVRMRQLIDDSAENDEHRWTQRHKLNALLGYCEAPDCRRKVLLNYFGEDMGGDTCDNCDNCLRPPDTWEGTTAAQKALSCIARTGQRFGSGHVTDVLLGKDTEKIQRHDHDTVSTYGIGADRSKAEWRSILRQLVAKGMAEVDVMGYGALTLTEDCRPVLKGRETVAFRDGAAASASPNTTKTGADDPLPADGPERALFEALRERRTQIATDQEVPPYVIFNDKTLRAMVEHRPQTKSDFRALHGVGDVKLERYGRQFLDTIREHT